One Ostrea edulis chromosome 2, xbOstEdul1.1, whole genome shotgun sequence genomic region harbors:
- the LOC130052350 gene encoding uncharacterized protein LOC130052350 isoform X2, with the protein MACPAGSYGDNCSITCSSPLYGKNCGHRCTCSPDEECNPYKGCVRIDTAYTPSTSIKAGNDMESTPNSIKVETTSMRNPYNSKVDKVYPVSTDIIPILEVVSKETNSVTPKSVAGGNSQTLQVIIITGPVLSLFLTIIIINQIHGKLKKRRKNISASQKPKSLATNEAEEEAYVEINESGMLENISRYDKIESQPSIKQQNSNEDDLKIDICDVTKAMRPKLRNKVIDIKPEEPSVRQEDQSLEERRSDYLDVVTDTLYESPDNSYLKPVCMLNTYIDVIGSPPKGMSESGSRTECQTFEVESPSICQSELTSQRDTYLEVVH; encoded by the exons ATGG CCTGTCCTGCGGGTTCATATGGAGATAACTGTTCCATAACCTGTTCATCTCCGCTCTACGGGAAGAACTGTGGGCACCGGTGTACATGTAGTCCGGATGAGGAGTGCAATCCCTATAAAGGATGTGTCAGAATCGATACCG cGTACACTCCTTCTACAAGTATCAAAGCAGGAAACGACATGGAGTCAACACCAAATTCAATAAAAGTGGAAACAACATCAATGAGAAATCCTTACAATTCAAAAGTAGACAAAGTATATCCTGTTTCTACGGATATCATTCCTATCTTAGAAGTGGTATCCAAGGAAACAAATTCTGTGACTCCTAAGTCAGTTGCTGGAGGTAACTCACAAACTTTGCAGGTCATCATAATCACGGGACCtgttttatctttatttctGACCATAATAATAATTAACCAGATTCACGGAAAACTGAAAAAGCGTAGGAAAAACATCTCCGCAAGTCAAAAGCCTAAGTCCTTGGCTACAAACGAAGCAGAGGAAGAGGCTTATGTAGAAATCAACGAGTCTGGCATgctggaaaatatttcaagataCGACAAAATCGAGTCGCAACCgtcaataaaacaacaaaactcAAACGAAgatgatttgaaaattgatatctGTGATGTCACAAAAGCAATGCGTCCAAAATTAAGGAATAAAGTGATCGATATTAAACCAGAAGAACCAAGTGTTAGACAAGAAGATCAGAGTTTGGAAGAGAGACGTTCAGATTATCTGGATGTTGTGACCGACACACTTTATGAATCCCCAGATAATTCTTACCTGAAACCAGTATGTATGTTAAACACGTATATAGACGTGATAGGTTCGCCACCAAAAGGGATGTCAGAAAGCGGAAGTCGGACCGAGTGTCAGACCTTTGAAGTGGAAAGTCCATCGATCTGTCAAAGCGAGCTAACCAGCCAAAGGGACACATATCTTGAAGTTGTCCATTAA
- the LOC130052350 gene encoding uncharacterized protein LOC130052350 isoform X1 has translation MDSIFQMRIFNSWRGRNIRLTLLVLSLNVTTTKGSCINDGGECCTNFYRYSGKCIPCPAGSYGDNCSITCSSPLYGKNCGHRCTCSPDEECNPYKGCVRIDTAYTPSTSIKAGNDMESTPNSIKVETTSMRNPYNSKVDKVYPVSTDIIPILEVVSKETNSVTPKSVAGGNSQTLQVIIITGPVLSLFLTIIIINQIHGKLKKRRKNISASQKPKSLATNEAEEEAYVEINESGMLENISRYDKIESQPSIKQQNSNEDDLKIDICDVTKAMRPKLRNKVIDIKPEEPSVRQEDQSLEERRSDYLDVVTDTLYESPDNSYLKPVCMLNTYIDVIGSPPKGMSESGSRTECQTFEVESPSICQSELTSQRDTYLEVVH, from the exons AtggattcaatatttcaaatgaggatttttaATTCATGGAGAGGTCGAAACATAAGATTGACTTTATTGGTTTTATCACTCAATGTAACTACAACTAAAGGCAGCTGTATTAACGATGG AGGTGAGTGCTGTACGAATTTTTACCGTTACAGTGGGAAATGCATTC CCTGTCCTGCGGGTTCATATGGAGATAACTGTTCCATAACCTGTTCATCTCCGCTCTACGGGAAGAACTGTGGGCACCGGTGTACATGTAGTCCGGATGAGGAGTGCAATCCCTATAAAGGATGTGTCAGAATCGATACCG cGTACACTCCTTCTACAAGTATCAAAGCAGGAAACGACATGGAGTCAACACCAAATTCAATAAAAGTGGAAACAACATCAATGAGAAATCCTTACAATTCAAAAGTAGACAAAGTATATCCTGTTTCTACGGATATCATTCCTATCTTAGAAGTGGTATCCAAGGAAACAAATTCTGTGACTCCTAAGTCAGTTGCTGGAGGTAACTCACAAACTTTGCAGGTCATCATAATCACGGGACCtgttttatctttatttctGACCATAATAATAATTAACCAGATTCACGGAAAACTGAAAAAGCGTAGGAAAAACATCTCCGCAAGTCAAAAGCCTAAGTCCTTGGCTACAAACGAAGCAGAGGAAGAGGCTTATGTAGAAATCAACGAGTCTGGCATgctggaaaatatttcaagataCGACAAAATCGAGTCGCAACCgtcaataaaacaacaaaactcAAACGAAgatgatttgaaaattgatatctGTGATGTCACAAAAGCAATGCGTCCAAAATTAAGGAATAAAGTGATCGATATTAAACCAGAAGAACCAAGTGTTAGACAAGAAGATCAGAGTTTGGAAGAGAGACGTTCAGATTATCTGGATGTTGTGACCGACACACTTTATGAATCCCCAGATAATTCTTACCTGAAACCAGTATGTATGTTAAACACGTATATAGACGTGATAGGTTCGCCACCAAAAGGGATGTCAGAAAGCGGAAGTCGGACCGAGTGTCAGACCTTTGAAGTGGAAAGTCCATCGATCTGTCAAAGCGAGCTAACCAGCCAAAGGGACACATATCTTGAAGTTGTCCATTAA